A DNA window from Paenibacillus sp. HWE-109 contains the following coding sequences:
- a CDS encoding arylamine N-acetyltransferase family protein → MLTQSEIKTYLHRLGVSDIESPTKDYLFALHQAHVDRISWQTLDIYAGKPVSIDTKEAVHLMLSGRSGYCFHLNGAFSTLLQSLGYKISMHRAGVQPLGQEPRINSFHLGLTVDLATDPQEEDRWIIDVGLGDMPYEPIPWLHGRYDQAPFTYTVTESGVVPHGWRLEHDKLGPYVGVDYAPEVVSTIDVFKPQHAHYSLSPDSPWMNIFLLRQRHATGGNELRGCVWHQRELDQIRKTELTTQSQWLEVLGDVFGEHLVAYSSHERDALWQRIHAEHEVWKRQREERV, encoded by the coding sequence ATGTTAACCCAATCCGAAATAAAAACTTATTTACACCGACTAGGTGTGTCCGATATCGAGAGTCCGACGAAAGACTACTTGTTTGCGCTGCACCAAGCGCATGTTGATAGGATTTCATGGCAGACGCTGGATATCTATGCAGGCAAACCAGTGAGTATCGATACCAAAGAGGCGGTCCACTTAATGCTTAGCGGGCGCAGCGGCTATTGCTTTCATCTGAATGGTGCTTTCAGCACGCTGCTTCAATCTCTGGGCTACAAGATTTCAATGCACCGCGCGGGCGTACAGCCGCTGGGCCAAGAGCCGCGGATTAATTCCTTCCATCTTGGACTAACCGTCGATCTTGCGACGGATCCGCAGGAAGAGGATCGCTGGATTATCGACGTCGGGCTCGGCGATATGCCGTATGAGCCGATTCCATGGCTGCACGGGCGCTATGATCAAGCACCATTCACCTATACGGTCACGGAATCTGGCGTAGTCCCCCATGGCTGGCGGTTGGAACATGATAAGCTTGGACCCTATGTCGGCGTTGACTACGCTCCTGAGGTTGTGAGCACAATCGACGTGTTCAAACCGCAGCATGCTCATTACAGCTTATCCCCCGACTCCCCTTGGATGAATATTTTCCTTCTCCGGCAGCGTCACGCTACAGGAGGCAATGAACTGCGCGGATGCGTTTGGCACCAGCGCGAGCTGGATCAAATCCGCAAGACGGAGCTGACTACACAGTCACAGTGGCTGGAAGTGCTGGGCGACGTGTTTGGCGAGCATTTGGTTGCCTATAGCAGCCACGAGCGAGATGCGTTGTGGCAGAGAATCCATGCGGAGCATGAGGTCTGGAAGAGGCAGCGCGAGGAACGCGTCTAG
- a CDS encoding thioredoxin family protein: MNIALNLKQYMGLGLTPKQFIDGMTRNQTSFQQWLERFTWKREEDRSFFVAKGESSGLRCLILCTDWCPDVIWNVPVLLQVTAYSKIPTEIFLMEEHLDMMDHFLTNGGRAQPIAVFVNADGDVLGKWGARPAYIQAVMDEFRRNHPDREAPDYQEKVSNARNKIAAIYNAGTEYQDVIVEELRVLFTSWEH, from the coding sequence ATGAACATTGCGTTAAACTTGAAACAGTATATGGGACTTGGCCTAACGCCTAAGCAATTCATAGACGGGATGACGAGAAATCAAACGTCCTTCCAACAATGGCTGGAGCGGTTTACTTGGAAGCGTGAAGAAGATCGGAGTTTTTTCGTTGCCAAAGGTGAATCCTCAGGCTTGCGCTGTCTCATTCTTTGCACGGACTGGTGCCCGGATGTCATCTGGAATGTGCCTGTTCTGCTGCAAGTGACAGCGTACAGCAAGATCCCCACAGAGATTTTCCTCATGGAGGAGCATCTGGATATGATGGATCATTTCCTAACGAATGGCGGGCGGGCGCAGCCCATTGCCGTTTTTGTAAACGCAGACGGTGATGTGTTAGGAAAATGGGGCGCCCGCCCAGCTTATATTCAAGCTGTGATGGATGAATTTCGCAGAAATCATCCGGATCGCGAGGCACCCGATTATCAGGAGAAAGTTTCTAATGCTCGTAACAAGATCGCAGCTATCTACAATGCAGGAACGGAATATCAAGATGTTATTGTGGAGGAGCTGCGAGTATTGTTCACTTCTTGGGAACATTAA
- a CDS encoding NAD(P)/FAD-dependent oxidoreductase produces MNPSELFDVTVIGGGPAGLYSTFYSGLREMKTKIIEYQDQLGGKVHVYPEKMIWDVGGHTPLPGAKLIEKLVEQGLTFQPEVVLGEKVESIRRNEEGIFELLGSSGQTHFSKTVIVAVGGGILNPKKLEIEGAERYEVSNLNYTVKSLEHFKGKTVIISGGGNSAIDWANELEPVASKVYLTYRKDGLAGHEAQARQLMESSVECFFNTSISKLIAGANHEAIERVELVNSDTGDISYVAVDEVIINHGYERDTTLLQNSEVDIAIKDDYYIAGNAASESSIPGIYAAGDILSHEGKVHLIAGAFQDAANAVNKAKIFIQPDAKGYGMVSSHNELFKQRNRELVKQMMN; encoded by the coding sequence TTGAACCCGTCAGAATTATTTGATGTAACGGTTATAGGAGGCGGCCCAGCAGGCCTTTACTCTACTTTTTATAGCGGATTAAGAGAAATGAAGACCAAAATTATTGAGTATCAAGATCAGTTGGGCGGCAAAGTCCATGTCTATCCAGAGAAAATGATTTGGGATGTTGGCGGACATACACCGCTTCCCGGAGCGAAACTGATTGAGAAATTGGTGGAGCAGGGGCTGACTTTCCAGCCAGAAGTCGTTTTGGGTGAAAAGGTGGAGTCGATCAGACGCAACGAAGAGGGTATTTTCGAATTGCTGGGGTCGTCGGGTCAAACACATTTCTCCAAAACCGTGATCGTCGCGGTCGGGGGGGGCATTCTCAATCCGAAAAAGCTGGAGATCGAAGGCGCAGAGCGCTACGAGGTCTCTAATTTGAACTATACGGTGAAATCGTTAGAGCATTTCAAAGGCAAAACCGTCATTATCTCAGGCGGGGGAAATTCGGCGATTGATTGGGCGAACGAGCTCGAACCCGTTGCCTCCAAAGTGTATTTAACATACCGTAAAGACGGTTTAGCAGGTCATGAGGCGCAAGCGAGGCAGTTGATGGAGAGTTCTGTAGAGTGTTTCTTTAATACTTCGATCAGCAAGCTGATTGCCGGAGCGAACCATGAAGCCATTGAGCGGGTGGAGTTGGTGAATTCGGACACGGGCGATATCTCCTATGTGGCTGTCGACGAAGTCATTATTAATCATGGTTATGAGCGGGACACCACCTTGCTTCAGAATAGTGAAGTGGATATCGCGATCAAAGATGACTATTATATCGCGGGGAATGCAGCGAGTGAATCTTCTATTCCGGGCATTTATGCGGCGGGCGATATTCTGAGCCACGAAGGCAAGGTCCATTTGATTGCCGGGGCTTTCCAGGATGCAGCCAACGCGGTTAATAAGGCGAAAATATTCATTCAGCCCGATGCCAAAGGATATGGCATGGTCTCTTCCCACAATGAATTGTTCAAGCAGCGCAATCGTGAATTAGTGAAACAAATGATGAACTAA
- a CDS encoding amino acid ABC transporter ATP-binding protein, producing MIQLEHLHKQFHGVPVLNGIDLIIDKGKTTVIIGPSGSGKTTLLRCLNLLEIPDTGKLTVGDSRVAFKPGEKLEHRTMMAIRKQTGMVFQNYNLFPHLTALGNLMEGQVIVQRKPVKEARSVSLALLEKVGLRDRADSYPHELSGGQQQRVGIARALALNPQVILFDEPTSALDPELVGDVLQVMKGLAAEGMTMIIVTHEMGFAREVADQVVFMDQGIIVERGAPDDVFGRSRNERTLQFLRKIQGGA from the coding sequence ATGATTCAATTAGAGCACCTACATAAGCAATTTCATGGCGTACCTGTGCTGAACGGTATCGATCTGATCATTGACAAAGGGAAAACCACTGTGATTATCGGCCCCTCGGGCTCCGGCAAAACAACACTGCTGCGCTGTCTGAATCTACTGGAAATCCCGGATACAGGGAAGCTGACAGTAGGGGATTCGAGAGTTGCTTTTAAGCCTGGCGAGAAGCTGGAGCACCGTACGATGATGGCGATTCGTAAACAGACCGGTATGGTTTTTCAGAACTATAATCTGTTTCCGCATCTCACAGCGTTAGGCAATCTAATGGAAGGACAGGTCATCGTTCAGAGGAAACCGGTGAAAGAAGCGAGAAGCGTTTCCTTGGCTCTTTTGGAGAAAGTGGGCTTGAGAGATCGCGCCGACAGCTATCCCCACGAATTGTCCGGTGGGCAGCAGCAGCGGGTTGGCATTGCTCGTGCTTTGGCTTTGAACCCGCAAGTGATTCTTTTCGATGAACCCACATCTGCCTTAGATCCAGAGCTGGTGGGCGATGTGCTGCAAGTGATGAAGGGCTTGGCCGCTGAAGGGATGACAATGATTATCGTTACGCATGAGATGGGATTCGCGAGAGAAGTGGCTGATCAAGTGGTCTTCATGGATCAAGGGATCATTGTAGAGCGTGGCGCTCCTGACGACGTCTTTGGCCGGTCGAGGAATGAGCGTACTTTGCAGTTTTTGAGGAAGATTCAAGGCGGCGCTTGA
- a CDS encoding amino acid ABC transporter substrate-binding protein, translating into MKKIITFTCILMGLFAIIGCSSNKNQNAGTSSTPSGNAKGEITIGTEGTYAPFTFHDKGGTLTGFDVEIAQEVAKRMGVTPKFIETKWDGMIAGLDAKRYDMVANEVAVRPDRLEKYDMSEPYIVSRAVLVVQANNTDITSLDGLKGKKVGQSLDSNYRKIAEEHGAVNTVVEGFNQAIDLLTSGRIDATLNDSLSYLDLKKQRPELAIKTVYEEPNATSNAFLLRKGSTDLVAKVNKALADMKSDGTYLQISQKWFASDVSK; encoded by the coding sequence TTGAAGAAAATCATCACATTTACGTGTATTTTAATGGGTTTATTCGCCATTATCGGCTGCAGTTCGAACAAGAACCAGAATGCGGGAACCAGCAGCACGCCGTCCGGCAATGCCAAGGGAGAAATTACGATTGGAACCGAGGGAACCTATGCGCCATTTACTTTTCATGATAAAGGAGGGACGTTAACGGGGTTTGATGTGGAAATTGCCCAGGAAGTCGCCAAACGTATGGGCGTAACCCCGAAGTTTATCGAAACCAAGTGGGACGGCATGATTGCCGGGCTGGATGCCAAGCGGTATGACATGGTGGCCAATGAAGTGGCGGTGCGCCCGGATCGGTTGGAGAAATACGATATGTCGGAGCCGTATATTGTGTCTCGTGCTGTGCTTGTCGTTCAAGCCAACAATACCGATATTACCTCTTTGGATGGCTTGAAGGGGAAAAAGGTAGGCCAATCGCTAGACAGCAATTATCGCAAAATAGCGGAGGAGCACGGGGCGGTTAACACCGTAGTCGAGGGCTTTAATCAGGCTATCGACCTGCTGACCTCCGGCCGGATCGACGCTACGCTGAACGATAGCCTCTCGTATCTGGATTTGAAAAAGCAGCGCCCCGAGCTGGCTATCAAAACGGTATACGAGGAGCCGAACGCGACAAGCAACGCTTTTTTGCTGCGCAAAGGCAGTACGGATCTGGTCGCCAAAGTGAATAAAGCGCTGGCCGATATGAAATCAGATGGCACCTACCTGCAGATTTCGCAAAAATGGTTCGCCTCTGATGTTTCGAAGTAA
- a CDS encoding amino acid ABC transporter permease, translating to MTSERTARILGILGDSFFPILKAGLAYTIPLTLITFVLGLSLAFLTALARLSGFTPFVLLAKLYVWIFRGTPLLVQLFILFYGFPSLGITLDPFPTAIIGFTLNKGAYSSEIIRAAILSIPKGQSEAAYSIGMTKWQAMRRIILPQAVRVAIPPLGNSFISLIKDTSLAATITVTELFQKGQQIAAVTYEPLWLYMEVAAIYLLFSTVLSYAQNRLERRYDRSVAT from the coding sequence ATGACATCGGAACGAACGGCACGTATCTTAGGAATCCTTGGCGATTCCTTTTTCCCGATCCTGAAAGCCGGCTTAGCCTACACCATCCCGCTCACGCTGATCACATTTGTTCTAGGTCTAAGCTTGGCATTTCTAACCGCGCTCGCTCGCTTGTCCGGTTTTACACCTTTCGTTCTTCTGGCGAAATTGTATGTGTGGATCTTTCGCGGCACCCCGCTGCTGGTACAGTTGTTTATCCTTTTCTACGGTTTTCCGAGCCTTGGAATCACGCTGGACCCTTTTCCAACGGCCATTATTGGCTTCACGCTGAATAAAGGCGCCTACAGCTCCGAGATTATCAGGGCGGCAATTCTATCCATTCCCAAGGGGCAGAGTGAGGCTGCCTATTCGATCGGCATGACCAAATGGCAGGCCATGCGGCGCATTATTCTTCCGCAAGCGGTGCGTGTCGCGATTCCCCCTTTAGGGAACTCTTTTATCAGCTTGATTAAAGATACATCGCTGGCAGCAACGATTACCGTGACGGAGCTATTCCAGAAAGGACAGCAGATCGCCGCGGTTACCTACGAGCCCCTATGGCTGTATATGGAGGTTGCAGCTATTTATTTGTTGTTCAGTACGGTGCTTTCCTATGCTCAGAACAGGCTGGAAAGACGATACGACCGCAGCGTGGCAACGTAG
- the pdxR gene encoding MocR-like pyridoxine biosynthesis transcription factor PdxR: MFDILLSDQSHDPLYLQLYMQIRQQIRRGVITNGTRMPSVRSLQLQLNISKTPIETAYQMLSSEGYVRSKPRSGLYAINPYEYGHAAGPVAAEHNLAVNLRPAIQPATLPKANMDFNPTHLDASLFPLRIWKKMLHDAMENSAELLCQYGDPQGEYAFRAVIADYIRQARGVVCSPEQIVIGTGITYSIGILTKLLADVAHIAMEEPGFTKVREHFRLDGFALTPISVQDQGLCVEELEGSAAQAVYVTPSHQFPTGSVIPYAERERLLNWAITRNAYIIEDDYDGEFRYLGKPIPSLQSLDQHGRVIYIGTFSKAFTPALRMNYMVLPMPLVSEMERMNHLLASPSRIEQWAMQAFIEQGHWYRHIRRMRNMYRKKHDRLIELLSQHFADHIEITGHSAGLHIQVSVKTHVKAEQLVEMAAEQGVQIYDLHRTWMHQANRPIGYPKVYLGFGGLSETDMEKGIMLLLKAWSRLWRE; this comes from the coding sequence ATGTTCGATATTTTACTTTCCGATCAGAGCCATGATCCGCTGTACCTGCAGTTATATATGCAAATTCGCCAGCAGATTCGCAGGGGTGTGATTACGAATGGCACTCGCATGCCTTCAGTCAGGTCGCTGCAGCTTCAGCTGAATATAAGTAAAACACCTATTGAGACGGCCTATCAGATGTTATCATCGGAGGGGTATGTACGGAGTAAGCCGCGTTCTGGTTTGTACGCAATTAATCCTTATGAATACGGGCATGCGGCAGGGCCTGTCGCAGCCGAGCATAACCTTGCTGTTAATCTCCGGCCTGCAATCCAACCGGCAACTCTGCCCAAGGCTAATATGGACTTCAACCCTACCCATTTGGACGCATCGCTATTTCCGCTTCGCATCTGGAAAAAGATGCTGCATGATGCGATGGAGAATTCCGCGGAGCTCCTTTGTCAATATGGCGACCCTCAAGGGGAGTACGCTTTCCGCGCTGTTATTGCGGATTATATCCGGCAAGCGAGAGGTGTTGTCTGCTCGCCTGAGCAGATTGTTATCGGTACGGGCATCACCTACAGCATCGGCATTCTGACTAAGCTACTTGCGGACGTTGCGCATATTGCGATGGAAGAACCGGGGTTTACCAAGGTTCGGGAGCATTTCAGATTAGACGGGTTTGCATTGACACCGATCTCTGTCCAAGACCAGGGTCTTTGTGTGGAAGAATTGGAGGGCAGTGCGGCTCAAGCGGTGTATGTCACCCCTTCACATCAGTTTCCTACCGGAAGCGTGATTCCTTACGCTGAGCGCGAGCGTTTGCTCAATTGGGCAATCACTAGGAATGCTTATATCATTGAAGACGATTATGACGGTGAATTCCGTTATTTGGGCAAGCCGATCCCTTCCCTGCAAAGCCTTGATCAGCATGGCAGGGTGATCTATATTGGGACGTTTTCCAAGGCATTCACACCGGCCTTGCGGATGAATTATATGGTCTTGCCGATGCCTCTAGTCAGCGAGATGGAACGTATGAACCATTTGCTCGCCAGTCCCTCGCGAATCGAGCAGTGGGCGATGCAAGCTTTTATCGAGCAAGGACATTGGTATCGCCACATCCGGCGGATGCGCAATATGTATCGGAAGAAACACGATAGATTGATTGAGCTGCTGAGCCAACATTTTGCAGACCATATCGAAATTACCGGGCATAGCGCAGGGCTTCATATTCAAGTCAGCGTCAAAACGCATGTGAAAGCTGAACAACTAGTTGAAATGGCCGCAGAACAAGGCGTTCAAATCTATGATTTACATCGTACCTGGATGCATCAAGCGAATAGGCCGATAGGTTATCCTAAGGTTTACTTGGGTTTTGGCGGTCTCAGCGAAACTGACATGGAAAAGGGGATTATGCTGCTGCTCAAAGCGTGGTCCAGATTATGGAGAGAATAG